GCGGCCCTTTTCTGCCAGCCGCTTCAGCCATAGCCTGCGGCACACCGAGTACAGGTAGGTCTTTATCTGGCAGCTCAGCTCCAGGCTGTTCGCCTTTATCTTCTCGTAGAACACGATGACACCCTCCTGGTAAATGTCTTTCGCCTCGTCGTCGGTTCCGCTGTTGTTCAGAATAAAGTGAGAAATCATCGGGAAGTAGCGTTTGTACAGGTAGGCCAGCGCCCGCTCGTCGTCCTGCCGGATACCCTCCATCACCGCCTCGTCCGTCTCATACAAACCCTTCTTCATTCCAGTCAATTTTAATACGCTTGGTGACGCAATGTAACCCGCTCAAAAAATAATTTTGATTTTTTTTCAAATACCGGGTTACCTATCG
This window of the Pontibacter russatus genome carries:
- a CDS encoding RNA polymerase sigma factor, producing the protein MKKGLYETDEAVMEGIRQDDERALAYLYKRYFPMISHFILNNSGTDDEAKDIYQEGVIVFYEKIKANSLELSCQIKTYLYSVCRRLWLKRLAEKGRYTVKMEDSEDFLPVEEDTLQHEEQEKQFGIMGDSLQQLGEPCRSLLEDFYIYTQNMQVITEKYGYTNSDTAKNQKYKCLQRLKKLFFATYKPEV